In Gossypium arboreum isolate Shixiya-1 chromosome 5, ASM2569848v2, whole genome shotgun sequence, a single genomic region encodes these proteins:
- the LOC108451771 gene encoding transcription elongation factor SPT6-like isoform X4: MNSYILLCKKIIEERSVKVPFIAMYRKEQCLSLLDDFEQNEAENEDNDDVGQARQLKWHKKRKSVLQMQQKKIYDEECLKIDNSEKYTLNKQLFESISKSLNEAETKEEIDDMDAKYTLNKLLSRFNIICTIYNLCFLDSFDCRC, from the exons ATGAATTCATATATATTGTTGTGCAAGAAAATAATTGAAGAAAGATCTGTAAAG GTTCCATTTATTGCCATGTATCGGAAGGAGCAATGTCTGAGTCTACTGGATGATTTTGAGCAAAATGAGGCTGAGAATGAAGATAATGATGATGTTGGACAAGCAAGGCAATTGAAGTGGCATAAG AAGCGTAAGAGTGTGCTTCAGATGCAGcaaaagaaaatttatgatgaGGAATGTCTGAAGATTGATAACAGTGAAAAGTATACTTTGAATAAGCAGTTATTCGAATCAATATCAAAGTCTCTCAATGAAGCTGAAACGAAGGAAGAGATTGATGACATGGATGCAAAGTATACTTTGAATAAGCTGTTATCTAGGTTCAACATAATCTGCACCATCTACAATTTATGTTTTTTGGATTCATTCGATTGTAGGTGTTGA
- the LOC108451771 gene encoding transcription elongation factor SPT6 homolog isoform X2: protein MNSYILLCKKIIEERSVKVFVLLNKIKKEDIMRFLELHHVEKFDVPFIAMYRKEQCLSLLDDFEQNEAENEDNDDVGQARQLKWHKKRKSVLQMQQKKIYDEECLKIDNSEKYTLNKQLFESISKSLNEAETKEEIDDMDAKYTLNKLLSRFNIICTIYNLCFLDSFDCRC from the exons ATGAATTCATATATATTGTTGTGCAAGAAAATAATTGAAGAAAGATCTGTAAAGGTATTTGTTCTACTGAACAAAATTAAGAAGGAAGATATTATGAGGTTCCTAGAATTGCATCATGTGGAGAAGTTTGAT GTTCCATTTATTGCCATGTATCGGAAGGAGCAATGTCTGAGTCTACTGGATGATTTTGAGCAAAATGAGGCTGAGAATGAAGATAATGATGATGTTGGACAAGCAAGGCAATTGAAGTGGCATAAG AAGCGTAAGAGTGTGCTTCAGATGCAGcaaaagaaaatttatgatgaGGAATGTCTGAAGATTGATAACAGTGAAAAGTATACTTTGAATAAGCAGTTATTCGAATCAATATCAAAGTCTCTCAATGAAGCTGAAACGAAGGAAGAGATTGATGACATGGATGCAAAGTATACTTTGAATAAGCTGTTATCTAGGTTCAACATAATCTGCACCATCTACAATTTATGTTTTTTGGATTCATTCGATTGTAGGTGTTGA
- the LOC108451771 gene encoding transcription elongation factor SPT6-like isoform X3, producing MNSYILLCKKIIEERSVKVPFIAMYRKEQCLSLLDDFEQNEAENEDNDDVGQARQLKWHKVLWIIKELDMWLLFQKRKSVLQMQQKKIYDEECLKIDNSEKYTLNKQLFESISKSLNEAETKEEIDDMDAKYTLNKLLSRFNIICTIYNLCFLDSFDCRC from the exons ATGAATTCATATATATTGTTGTGCAAGAAAATAATTGAAGAAAGATCTGTAAAG GTTCCATTTATTGCCATGTATCGGAAGGAGCAATGTCTGAGTCTACTGGATGATTTTGAGCAAAATGAGGCTGAGAATGAAGATAATGATGATGTTGGACAAGCAAGGCAATTGAAGTGGCATAAG GTACTTTGGATTATAAAAGAATTAGACATGTGGTTGCTCTTTCAGAAGCGTAAGAGTGTGCTTCAGATGCAGcaaaagaaaatttatgatgaGGAATGTCTGAAGATTGATAACAGTGAAAAGTATACTTTGAATAAGCAGTTATTCGAATCAATATCAAAGTCTCTCAATGAAGCTGAAACGAAGGAAGAGATTGATGACATGGATGCAAAGTATACTTTGAATAAGCTGTTATCTAGGTTCAACATAATCTGCACCATCTACAATTTATGTTTTTTGGATTCATTCGATTGTAGGTGTTGA
- the LOC108451771 gene encoding transcription elongation factor SPT6-like isoform X1 has protein sequence MNSYILLCKKIIEERSVKVFVLLNKIKKEDIMRFLELHHVEKFDVPFIAMYRKEQCLSLLDDFEQNEAENEDNDDVGQARQLKWHKVLWIIKELDMWLLFQKRKSVLQMQQKKIYDEECLKIDNSEKYTLNKQLFESISKSLNEAETKEEIDDMDAKYTLNKLLSRFNIICTIYNLCFLDSFDCRC, from the exons ATGAATTCATATATATTGTTGTGCAAGAAAATAATTGAAGAAAGATCTGTAAAGGTATTTGTTCTACTGAACAAAATTAAGAAGGAAGATATTATGAGGTTCCTAGAATTGCATCATGTGGAGAAGTTTGAT GTTCCATTTATTGCCATGTATCGGAAGGAGCAATGTCTGAGTCTACTGGATGATTTTGAGCAAAATGAGGCTGAGAATGAAGATAATGATGATGTTGGACAAGCAAGGCAATTGAAGTGGCATAAG GTACTTTGGATTATAAAAGAATTAGACATGTGGTTGCTCTTTCAGAAGCGTAAGAGTGTGCTTCAGATGCAGcaaaagaaaatttatgatgaGGAATGTCTGAAGATTGATAACAGTGAAAAGTATACTTTGAATAAGCAGTTATTCGAATCAATATCAAAGTCTCTCAATGAAGCTGAAACGAAGGAAGAGATTGATGACATGGATGCAAAGTATACTTTGAATAAGCTGTTATCTAGGTTCAACATAATCTGCACCATCTACAATTTATGTTTTTTGGATTCATTCGATTGTAGGTGTTGA